One genomic window of Natronorubrum aibiense includes the following:
- the msrA gene encoding peptide-methionine (S)-S-oxide reductase MsrA, translating to MERATFGGGCFWCVEAAFDELDGVESVTSGYAGGHTDDPSYKAVCSGRTGHAEVVQLEYDPETISYADLLEVFFTIHDPTTKDRQGPDVGSQYRSAIYAHDDEQLETAEAFVDELEAEGLYEGIVTEIEPLETFYEAEEYHQNYFEKNPNDAYCSMHAAPKVEKVRERFSDRVTPESR from the coding sequence ATGGAACGTGCGACGTTCGGCGGCGGTTGTTTCTGGTGTGTCGAAGCGGCGTTCGACGAACTCGACGGTGTCGAATCCGTTACCTCCGGCTATGCGGGCGGCCACACTGACGACCCGAGCTACAAGGCAGTCTGTTCGGGGCGAACCGGCCACGCAGAGGTCGTCCAACTCGAGTACGATCCCGAGACGATTTCCTACGCGGATCTCCTCGAGGTCTTCTTTACGATCCACGATCCGACCACGAAAGACCGTCAAGGGCCGGACGTCGGCTCCCAGTACCGATCGGCGATCTACGCCCACGACGACGAGCAACTCGAGACCGCCGAAGCGTTCGTCGATGAACTCGAAGCGGAGGGGCTGTACGAGGGTATCGTCACCGAGATCGAGCCGCTCGAGACGTTCTACGAGGCGGAGGAGTACCACCAGAACTACTTCGAAAAGAACCCGAACGATGCGTACTGTTCGATGCACGCCGCGCCGAAAGTCGAGAAAGTCCGTGAGAGGTTCTCAGACCGCGTGACACCCGAATCTCGCTGA
- a CDS encoding enoyl-CoA hydratase/isomerase family protein, whose translation MSWETVQLDWDGAVATLTVDRPDALNALNVQTLEAMGEALTEAADEGARALVLTGAGDDAFIAGADIAYMQDLETPKAQEWGELGHDVADALEAFPAPTIAAVNGYAFGGGCEMAMACDLRVASESALIGNTEIDLGIIPGWGGTQRLPELVGDETARRMIFLGERLDAESAAEAGLFGEVVADEDLEDTVADLAEQLAAKPAVAMRAAKQAINQRYEGPQAAGLTYEQRAFASLFGTPDQREGMTAFVENRDPEFE comes from the coding sequence ATGTCATGGGAAACCGTACAACTGGACTGGGACGGAGCCGTTGCAACGCTGACCGTCGACCGACCGGACGCTCTTAACGCATTGAACGTCCAGACGCTCGAGGCGATGGGCGAGGCGCTCACCGAAGCCGCTGACGAGGGAGCCCGTGCGCTCGTGTTGACCGGCGCCGGTGACGACGCGTTTATCGCCGGGGCGGACATCGCGTATATGCAGGACCTCGAGACACCGAAAGCGCAGGAGTGGGGCGAACTCGGCCACGACGTCGCGGACGCCCTCGAGGCGTTCCCCGCACCGACGATCGCCGCCGTCAACGGCTACGCCTTCGGTGGCGGCTGTGAGATGGCGATGGCCTGTGATCTGCGCGTGGCGAGTGAGTCAGCCTTGATCGGCAACACGGAGATCGACCTCGGCATTATCCCCGGCTGGGGCGGCACCCAGCGTCTGCCGGAACTCGTCGGCGACGAGACCGCACGGCGGATGATCTTCCTTGGCGAGCGACTCGACGCCGAATCGGCCGCCGAAGCCGGCCTGTTCGGCGAGGTCGTCGCCGACGAAGACCTCGAGGACACCGTCGCCGACCTCGCCGAACAGCTTGCCGCGAAGCCGGCCGTCGCGATGCGAGCCGCCAAACAGGCGATCAATCAGCGCTACGAGGGTCCACAGGCGGCCGGACTCACGTACGAGCAACGCGCCTTCGCCAGCCTGTTCGGCACGCCGGACCAGCGCGAGGGGATGACGGCGTTCGTCGAAAACCGAGATCCGGAGTTCGAGTAA
- a CDS encoding 2,5-diamino-6-(ribosylamino)-4(3H)-pyrimidinone 5'-phosphate reductase: MHVVVNAAMSADGKLSSRRREQLAISGEADFTRVDRLRADSDAVVVGVGTVLADDPHLTVKDETLCQQRLERGDPEQPARVVVDSTARTPTDASILDDAATTYVCLSEAAPIDQRMDLADHAELVTAGDDRVDLLRAFATLQQQGLEQIMVEGGGELIFSLFEVGLVDELRVFVGPKVIGGRESPTLADGDGFVDEFPLLRLERIERLDDGALLCWTVDSYSDN, translated from the coding sequence ATGCACGTCGTCGTCAACGCCGCTATGAGCGCAGACGGCAAACTCTCCTCGCGCCGTCGCGAACAGCTCGCGATCAGCGGCGAGGCGGATTTCACTCGCGTCGATCGACTCCGGGCCGACAGCGATGCTGTCGTCGTCGGCGTCGGAACCGTTCTCGCGGACGACCCCCATCTCACCGTCAAAGACGAGACGCTGTGTCAACAGCGTCTCGAGCGAGGCGACCCTGAGCAGCCGGCTCGAGTCGTCGTCGACTCGACGGCTCGAACGCCGACCGACGCGTCGATCCTCGACGACGCGGCGACGACGTACGTCTGTCTGAGCGAGGCCGCCCCAATCGACCAGCGCATGGATCTCGCAGACCACGCGGAACTCGTGACCGCCGGCGACGACCGGGTCGACCTCCTGCGGGCGTTCGCGACGCTGCAACAACAGGGCCTCGAGCAGATCATGGTCGAGGGTGGCGGCGAACTCATCTTCTCGCTGTTCGAGGTCGGCTTGGTCGACGAACTTCGTGTTTTCGTCGGGCCGAAGGTGATCGGCGGCCGCGAGTCTCCCACGCTGGCCGACGGCGACGGGTTCGTCGACGAGTTCCCGCTGTTGCGCCTCGAGCGCATCGAGCGGCTCGACGACGGCGCGTTGTTATGCTGGACAGTCGATAGCTATAGTGACAACTGA
- a CDS encoding class I SAM-dependent methyltransferase: MGFHTFPVDRADALEDPSRYRFCSREELLEMLDLDDDAVIADLGSGTGFYTTDVAPFVGTVHAVDVQSEMHDIHRENGVPSNVELVTANVSSLPFDDDELDGAFSVMTHHEYADEETMAELARVVRSGGRLVTVDWSADGTGEDGPSMDERFGCDDVTAQLEDAGFTVESVRDRPETLAIVARR, translated from the coding sequence ATGGGATTTCACACGTTCCCGGTCGATCGGGCTGACGCCCTCGAGGACCCGTCTCGCTACCGATTCTGTTCGCGCGAAGAGCTACTCGAGATGCTCGACCTCGACGACGACGCCGTCATCGCCGACCTTGGTTCTGGGACCGGCTTCTATACGACGGACGTCGCCCCCTTCGTCGGCACAGTCCACGCCGTCGACGTTCAATCGGAGATGCACGACATCCACCGAGAGAACGGCGTGCCGTCGAACGTCGAGCTGGTGACGGCGAACGTCTCGTCGCTGCCGTTCGACGACGACGAACTCGACGGTGCATTTTCGGTGATGACCCACCACGAGTACGCCGACGAGGAAACCATGGCAGAGCTCGCTCGCGTCGTTCGGTCGGGCGGGCGACTGGTGACGGTCGACTGGTCGGCCGACGGCACCGGCGAGGACGGCCCGTCGATGGACGAACGCTTCGGCTGTGACGACGTGACGGCCCAACTCGAGGACGCCGGGTTCACCGTCGAATCCGTGCGGGATCGACCCGAAACGCTCGCGATCGTCGCTCGTCGGTAA
- a CDS encoding ZIP family metal transporter: MPSLVDVVWIAFLAGAATGLGALPVFVTDRISHRFYDAAIGLAAGIMFGAAVFALVVPGLELGSLWEVVVGVLLGAVFLLVGNWAIPHIHLAVAGEGPETYPPSARAEGILETRSELDAKSGSTTDERASNGSETDERTGDGRRALLVGSAVTIHNVPEGLAIGIAFAGGFEAVGIALAIAIAIQNIPDGFAMAVPASRTGLSKLKTVLYTTLSGAIPEPIAAALGFALVAVGLAV, encoded by the coding sequence GTGCCTTCCCTCGTCGACGTCGTCTGGATCGCGTTTCTTGCGGGTGCGGCGACCGGTCTCGGTGCACTGCCGGTCTTCGTGACGGACCGAATCAGCCACCGGTTTTACGACGCTGCGATCGGCCTCGCTGCCGGCATCATGTTCGGCGCAGCCGTCTTCGCGCTCGTCGTCCCCGGCCTCGAGCTCGGCTCGCTGTGGGAGGTCGTCGTCGGCGTGCTCCTCGGCGCCGTTTTCTTGCTTGTGGGCAACTGGGCTATTCCACACATCCATCTCGCTGTCGCCGGCGAGGGACCGGAGACGTATCCGCCCTCGGCTCGAGCCGAAGGCATCCTCGAGACGCGTTCGGAACTCGACGCCAAATCGGGATCTACGACCGACGAACGTGCGTCCAACGGGTCAGAAACTGACGAGCGCACGGGAGACGGTCGCCGGGCGTTGCTGGTCGGGAGCGCGGTTACTATCCACAACGTTCCGGAAGGACTGGCGATCGGCATCGCATTCGCTGGTGGGTTCGAGGCCGTCGGTATCGCACTCGCGATCGCTATCGCGATCCAGAACATTCCCGACGGCTTCGCGATGGCCGTTCCGGCGAGTCGGACCGGGCTATCGAAGCTGAAGACGGTGCTGTATACGACGCTCTCCGGCGCGATCCCCGAACCGATCGCGGCGGCGCTCGGCTTTGCCCTCGTCGCCGTCGGGCTGGCCGTCTAA
- a CDS encoding Single-stranded DNA binding protein — protein MELDEHAEALASDLGVDKEEVKADLQNLVEYSVPIDEAKQSLRRKYGDGSSGGGGAPSSKEIGEITPEDSNVTVTGVVLTTGKRSIRYQGDDHVIVEGRLADETGTIDYTAWEDFGLSAGDTITAGNASVREWDGEPELNLGESTSLSFETDSLTVPYETGGDAQLADLQTGDRAVNVEVSVVDCERRTIDGRDGETEILSGVFGDESGRLPFTNWDPAPEIEEGSTVRIENAYVQEFRGVPEVNVSEFSTVTALEREVDVGVDTTTMDIGSAVRTGGIYDVEVVGNVLAVRDGSGLIQRCPECYRVIQKGQCRTHSDVDGIDDLRVKAILDDGTGALTVVLDDELTEQVYDGTLEDALEQAREAMDQEVVADTIRERIVGREYRVRGHLSVDEYGANLDAESFEESEDEPAARASAFLEEVDA, from the coding sequence ATGGAACTCGATGAGCATGCCGAGGCTCTTGCCTCCGACCTCGGTGTCGACAAAGAGGAGGTCAAAGCAGACCTGCAGAACTTGGTGGAGTACAGCGTCCCGATCGACGAGGCCAAACAGAGCCTCCGCCGGAAGTACGGCGACGGGAGCAGTGGCGGGGGCGGCGCGCCCTCGAGCAAGGAGATCGGCGAGATCACGCCCGAGGATAGCAACGTTACCGTAACCGGCGTCGTGTTGACGACTGGAAAACGGTCGATCCGCTATCAGGGCGACGATCACGTTATCGTCGAAGGCCGACTCGCCGACGAAACCGGCACGATCGACTACACCGCTTGGGAGGACTTCGGCCTCTCGGCAGGTGATACGATCACCGCGGGCAATGCGAGCGTCCGCGAGTGGGATGGGGAACCCGAGCTCAACCTCGGCGAGAGTACGTCGCTGTCGTTCGAGACAGACTCGCTTACGGTACCCTACGAGACCGGCGGCGACGCCCAACTCGCCGACCTCCAGACGGGCGACCGCGCGGTGAACGTCGAGGTCTCAGTCGTCGACTGTGAACGCCGAACGATCGACGGCCGCGATGGCGAGACCGAAATCCTGAGCGGCGTTTTTGGCGACGAGAGCGGCCGCCTACCCTTTACGAACTGGGATCCCGCACCCGAGATCGAGGAGGGCAGTACGGTTCGCATCGAGAACGCCTACGTTCAGGAGTTCCGTGGCGTGCCCGAGGTGAACGTCTCCGAGTTTTCGACCGTCACCGCCCTCGAGCGCGAGGTCGATGTCGGCGTCGACACGACGACGATGGACATCGGTTCGGCCGTCCGCACTGGCGGTATCTACGACGTCGAAGTCGTCGGGAACGTACTCGCCGTCCGCGACGGTTCCGGACTGATCCAGCGCTGTCCGGAGTGTTACCGGGTCATCCAGAAAGGCCAGTGTCGAACCCACAGCGACGTCGACGGAATCGACGACCTCCGGGTGAAGGCGATCCTCGACGACGGCACCGGCGCGCTGACCGTCGTCCTCGACGACGAACTGACCGAACAGGTCTACGACGGCACGCTCGAGGACGCCCTCGAGCAGGCCCGCGAGGCCATGGATCAGGAGGTCGTCGCGGATACGATCCGTGAGCGCATCGTCGGTCGCGAGTATCGCGTGCGCGGGCACCTCTCGGTCGACGAGTACGGTGCCAATCTCGACGCCGAATCCTTCGAAGAGAGCGAAGACGAGCCAGCCGCACGTGCGAGTGCCTTCCTCGAGGAGGTGGACGCATGA
- a CDS encoding metallophosphoesterase: MSDRFRPDTVRIEPVPGEPAATAVVGTERALLVADYHAGYETGLRYERGVDVPSHAPERRDRLQSLLERTEPDRLVVLGDLMHSIGDPGGAERGELEVLFESLPPTLDVTVVKGNHDGRIETWLTADDESGVETANVTVVSGEGVALGSAEVGVCHGHTWPAPAVLECDVVCLGHEHPCVRLEDEVGGSRVERAWLRGRLDPAPFRDRPEYDGIPWLEQGGESSPRVVVVPAFNDLVGGTWVNLPGQSFLSPFLPAGFASAEAYLLDGTRLGPYESV; the protein is encoded by the coding sequence ATGTCCGACCGGTTCCGTCCCGACACCGTCCGAATCGAACCCGTCCCCGGCGAGCCAGCCGCGACTGCGGTCGTCGGGACGGAACGCGCCTTGCTCGTCGCCGACTACCACGCCGGCTACGAGACCGGTCTGCGGTACGAACGCGGCGTCGACGTCCCCAGTCACGCCCCCGAGCGACGGGACCGGCTCCAGTCACTGCTCGAGCGAACCGAGCCCGACCGTCTCGTCGTGCTCGGCGACCTCATGCACTCGATCGGCGATCCGGGGGGAGCCGAGCGCGGCGAACTCGAGGTGCTGTTCGAGTCGTTGCCGCCGACACTGGACGTGACGGTCGTCAAGGGCAACCATGACGGCCGGATCGAGACGTGGCTCACCGCTGACGACGAGTCTGGAGTCGAGACGGCGAACGTGACGGTCGTTTCCGGCGAGGGCGTCGCGCTCGGCAGCGCCGAAGTCGGCGTCTGTCACGGCCACACCTGGCCTGCCCCGGCCGTCCTCGAGTGTGACGTGGTCTGTCTCGGCCACGAGCACCCCTGCGTGCGACTCGAGGACGAAGTCGGCGGCAGCCGCGTCGAGCGAGCGTGGCTTCGCGGCCGCCTCGACCCGGCACCGTTTCGCGACCGGCCCGAATACGACGGGATTCCGTGGCTCGAGCAGGGCGGTGAGTCGTCGCCTCGAGTGGTCGTCGTGCCGGCGTTCAACGACCTCGTTGGGGGGACGTGGGTAAACCTCCCCGGACAATCGTTTCTCTCGCCGTTTCTGCCGGCTGGATTCGCGTCCGCCGAGGCCTACCTGTTAGACGGGACGCGACTCGGACCCTACGAGTCGGTGTGA
- a CDS encoding helix-turn-helix domain-containing protein, giving the protein MTLKTQKQRPDSAIDTVPDTLDSAQAKLVYIYLEATGGATVEELGATLSMQKLSILSILNTLSSAGFVEQDGDEYVVTN; this is encoded by the coding sequence ATGACACTGAAAACACAGAAACAACGACCCGATTCAGCGATCGACACCGTTCCGGACACCCTCGATTCAGCGCAGGCGAAACTCGTCTATATCTATCTCGAGGCGACCGGTGGTGCAACGGTCGAGGAGCTGGGGGCAACGCTGTCGATGCAGAAACTCTCGATCTTGAGCATCCTGAACACGCTCTCGAGTGCCGGCTTCGTCGAGCAGGACGGCGACGAGTACGTCGTCACGAACTGA
- the glnA gene encoding type I glutamate--ammonia ligase yields the protein MTSGNLTSAEEAVLNKIEEKEIDFLRLQFTDILGTVKNVSVPARQAEKAFADGIYFDGSSIEGFVRIQESDMRLVPDSDTFSILPWRQSEEGASARMICDVYNTSTGEPFDGDPRYVLKQALERADEMGYEVNFAPEPEFFMFEEDEDGRATTETADYGGYFDLAPKDLASDVRRDIIYGLEDMGFEIEASHHEVARGQYEINFEYDDALATADNVGTFRTVVRAIAAEHDLHATFMPKPIPKINGSGMHTHMSLMDESGENAFHDEDDEFNLSATAHSFLAGILEHAPAITAVANPTVNSYKRLVPGYEAPVYVAWSDRNRSALVRKPAARVPAASRIELRSPDPSCNPYLAFAVMIHAGLDGVERDLETPDPVQENIYEFDEAKREEYGIETLPSNLGEAVDALEDDEAIYSALGDHIASKFVEAKRQEFEEYLIDVSEWELDRYLETF from the coding sequence ATGACGAGCGGAAATCTGACGTCCGCGGAAGAAGCCGTACTGAACAAAATCGAAGAAAAAGAGATCGACTTCCTTCGGTTGCAGTTTACCGACATCCTCGGAACGGTCAAGAACGTCTCTGTGCCGGCCCGACAGGCCGAGAAGGCGTTCGCCGACGGGATCTACTTCGACGGCTCCTCGATCGAAGGCTTCGTTCGTATCCAGGAGTCAGACATGCGCCTCGTTCCCGACTCGGATACCTTCTCGATTCTCCCCTGGAGACAGAGCGAGGAGGGTGCGTCGGCTCGGATGATCTGTGACGTCTACAACACCTCGACGGGCGAGCCGTTCGACGGCGACCCGCGCTACGTTCTTAAACAGGCGCTCGAGCGTGCCGACGAGATGGGCTATGAGGTCAACTTCGCGCCCGAACCGGAGTTCTTCATGTTCGAGGAAGACGAGGACGGTCGCGCAACGACTGAAACGGCCGATTACGGCGGTTACTTCGATCTCGCGCCGAAGGACCTCGCCTCCGACGTCCGACGCGACATCATCTACGGGCTAGAGGACATGGGCTTCGAGATCGAAGCCAGCCACCACGAGGTCGCTCGCGGCCAGTACGAGATCAACTTCGAGTACGACGACGCGCTCGCGACGGCCGACAACGTCGGCACCTTCCGCACCGTCGTTCGGGCGATCGCCGCCGAACACGACCTCCACGCGACGTTCATGCCCAAGCCGATCCCGAAAATCAACGGCTCGGGAATGCACACGCACATGTCGCTGATGGACGAGAGCGGCGAGAACGCCTTCCACGACGAGGACGACGAGTTCAACCTCTCCGCCACCGCGCACTCGTTCCTCGCTGGCATCTTGGAACACGCGCCCGCGATCACGGCCGTCGCGAACCCAACCGTCAACAGCTACAAGCGCCTCGTGCCGGGGTACGAGGCACCGGTCTACGTCGCCTGGTCCGATCGTAACCGGTCGGCCCTCGTCCGCAAACCCGCCGCCCGCGTGCCCGCTGCCTCGCGTATCGAGCTGCGTTCACCCGACCCCTCGTGTAACCCCTACCTCGCCTTCGCTGTCATGATCCACGCCGGGCTCGATGGCGTCGAGCGCGACCTCGAGACACCCGATCCGGTCCAGGAGAACATCTACGAGTTCGACGAGGCCAAACGCGAGGAGTACGGCATCGAGACGCTCCCGTCGAACCTCGGCGAGGCCGTCGACGCCCTTGAGGACGACGAGGCGATCTACAGCGCACTCGGCGACCACATCGCCTCGAAGTTCGTCGAGGCCAAACGCCAGGAGTTCGAGGAGTACCTCATCGACGTCTCCGAGTGGGAACTCGACCGCTACCTCGAGACGTTCTAG
- a CDS encoding thioredoxin family protein codes for MDGTSKPTRLEDGADLEAFVGAHDVALVECYTSGCSKCQAMEPVLGTVARATDVPVGLLNPGDDIALLKRLELDSVPTLLVYRDGTEIARRAEGFIGAAGVLEFLEDTAPAAVDRN; via the coding sequence ATGGACGGCACATCGAAACCGACGCGGCTCGAGGACGGTGCCGACCTCGAGGCGTTCGTCGGCGCTCACGACGTTGCGCTCGTCGAATGCTATACCAGCGGATGTTCGAAATGTCAGGCGATGGAGCCGGTGTTGGGAACCGTCGCTCGGGCAACCGACGTCCCCGTCGGACTGCTCAATCCCGGTGACGACATCGCGCTGCTCAAGCGCCTCGAACTCGACTCGGTGCCGACGCTACTGGTGTATCGAGACGGCACCGAAATCGCCCGCCGAGCCGAGGGGTTCATCGGAGCAGCGGGTGTCCTCGAGTTCCTCGAGGACACCGCCCCAGCGGCTGTCGATCGCAACTGA
- a CDS encoding glycosyltransferase family 2 protein — protein MYKGKRIGVVVTAYNEAAFVGTVIETVPDFVDRIYAVDDASPDNSWDVIQRVASRINETAESTPELTVTDGGEGRRVVPIRHDENRGYGAAVKTGYEHAAADEMDVVAVLNGDGQMDPDILDRIIDPVVEGEADYAKGNRLLTPEDRSGMSSFRFLGNAMLTGLSKFASGYWTIGDPQNGYTAISREAIEELDLEAITDRYGFLNHILTHLNVHERRVADVPMTAIYGDEESSIRYVPFIRFVSLLLLRSFLWRLKTRYVVQEFHPAVVFYGTGAVGLVGGSAGLGGSLVRLLRDDEGSVGMIGSFVATLLGLIALGFGIWLDADENDSLEVTSGEPDRTGTDSRPPTHSIE, from the coding sequence ATGTATAAGGGCAAACGAATCGGCGTCGTCGTCACGGCCTACAACGAGGCGGCGTTCGTCGGCACCGTCATCGAGACGGTTCCAGACTTCGTCGACCGGATCTACGCCGTCGACGACGCATCGCCGGACAACAGTTGGGATGTGATCCAACGGGTTGCATCCCGGATTAACGAGACAGCCGAGTCGACACCGGAGCTGACGGTCACTGACGGCGGTGAAGGACGACGCGTCGTCCCGATCCGTCACGACGAAAACCGCGGCTACGGTGCCGCCGTCAAGACGGGGTACGAACACGCCGCTGCGGACGAGATGGACGTCGTCGCTGTCTTGAACGGCGATGGCCAGATGGACCCCGACATCTTGGATCGAATCATCGATCCGGTCGTCGAGGGGGAGGCTGACTACGCCAAGGGCAACCGGCTGCTCACCCCCGAAGACCGCAGCGGTATGTCCTCGTTCCGGTTTCTCGGCAACGCGATGCTCACCGGCCTCTCGAAGTTCGCCTCGGGATACTGGACGATCGGCGATCCACAGAACGGGTACACCGCCATCTCGAGGGAGGCGATCGAGGAACTCGACCTCGAGGCGATCACCGACCGCTACGGCTTTCTCAACCACATCCTGACTCACCTCAACGTCCACGAGCGCCGTGTCGCCGATGTCCCGATGACGGCCATCTACGGCGACGAGGAAAGCAGCATCCGGTACGTCCCGTTCATCAGATTCGTCTCGCTGCTGTTGCTTCGAAGCTTCCTCTGGCGGCTGAAGACCAGATACGTGGTTCAGGAGTTCCATCCGGCCGTCGTTTTCTACGGCACCGGCGCTGTCGGGCTCGTCGGTGGCAGCGCCGGGCTCGGCGGCTCGCTCGTCCGTCTCCTCCGCGACGACGAGGGCTCTGTCGGCATGATCGGCTCGTTCGTAGCGACGTTACTCGGGCTGATTGCACTCGGCTTCGGTATCTGGCTCGACGCGGACGAAAACGACTCACTCGAGGTTACGAGCGGCGAACCCGACCGAACGGGGACTGACAGTCGGCCGCCGACTCACTCGATCGAATAG
- a CDS encoding nucleotide sugar dehydrogenase, which translates to MSPDTPDAESAPGLYESTASPDRQRELFTTGEIPVAVYGLGKMGLPLAAVYAETTGNVTGVDIDPDVVETINDGTSHVVGEPGLEELIAEQVERGRLEATTDGTAAAADARVHVIIVPTLIDDDGEPNLTTVESVIDDIAAGLEPGDLVIAESTLPPGTCRDVLEPHLIEESGLASDEFGLAFCPERTSSGTALRDIRGQYPKVVGGIDAESTRAATVVYDELSDNEVHPVSDATTAEAVKVFEGVYRDVNIALANELGRLADELGISVREAIATANDLPMCQLHDPGPGVGGHCIPYYPHFLLSRMDEPMELTRTARQVNDEMPAVVVDRLERELAATGTDLADASVVVLGVTYRPGVEETRASPAIGVIDELTARDAAVAGVDPLVDPSAYGARAVEIDDLAAESFDAAVIVTPHQAFDRIPWADLEPMVVVDGRDAVDFSATPHQVYTLGGTASGRAPTGNGRESVTADGQSLTADGGRTDRSSDSTVDFDAADGGHDV; encoded by the coding sequence ATGAGTCCCGACACTCCCGATGCCGAGTCAGCGCCTGGGCTCTACGAGTCGACGGCGTCGCCGGACCGCCAGCGCGAACTGTTCACCACGGGAGAAATTCCGGTCGCTGTCTACGGTCTCGGAAAGATGGGGCTCCCGCTTGCGGCCGTCTACGCCGAAACGACGGGCAACGTTACCGGCGTCGACATCGACCCCGACGTCGTCGAGACGATAAACGATGGCACCAGTCACGTCGTCGGCGAACCGGGTCTCGAGGAGCTCATTGCCGAGCAAGTCGAGCGCGGGCGACTCGAGGCGACGACCGACGGCACCGCCGCGGCGGCCGACGCGCGCGTTCACGTGATCATCGTCCCGACGCTGATCGACGACGACGGCGAACCCAACCTCACGACAGTCGAGTCGGTGATCGACGACATCGCAGCCGGACTCGAGCCCGGCGATCTGGTCATCGCCGAGTCGACGCTGCCGCCGGGGACCTGTCGCGACGTCCTCGAGCCACATCTGATCGAGGAGAGTGGACTCGCTTCCGACGAGTTCGGGCTCGCGTTCTGCCCGGAACGGACGTCTTCGGGAACGGCGCTGCGGGACATCCGCGGCCAGTATCCGAAGGTCGTCGGCGGCATCGACGCGGAGAGCACGCGGGCCGCGACGGTCGTCTACGACGAACTCTCGGACAACGAGGTGCATCCGGTCTCGGATGCAACGACGGCAGAGGCCGTCAAAGTGTTCGAAGGCGTCTATCGCGACGTCAACATCGCGCTGGCGAACGAACTCGGCCGGCTCGCCGACGAACTCGGTATTTCGGTCCGCGAAGCCATCGCGACGGCGAACGACCTGCCGATGTGCCAGCTTCACGACCCCGGACCGGGCGTCGGTGGTCACTGCATCCCCTACTACCCGCACTTCCTGCTCTCCAGAATGGACGAGCCGATGGAGTTGACACGAACCGCCCGACAGGTCAACGACGAGATGCCGGCGGTCGTCGTCGACCGCCTCGAGCGGGAACTCGCGGCGACGGGAACCGACCTCGCCGACGCGTCGGTCGTCGTCCTCGGCGTGACCTACCGACCGGGCGTCGAGGAGACCCGGGCCTCGCCGGCGATCGGCGTGATCGACGAACTGACTGCCCGTGACGCGGCGGTTGCCGGCGTCGACCCGCTCGTCGATCCATCGGCGTACGGTGCTCGAGCCGTCGAGATCGACGACCTCGCAGCCGAGTCGTTCGATGCGGCCGTGATCGTCACACCACACCAGGCGTTCGATCGAATCCCGTGGGCAGACCTCGAGCCGATGGTGGTCGTCGACGGGCGGGACGCGGTCGACTTCTCGGCGACGCCACACCAGGTGTATACGCTCGGCGGCACGGCAAGCGGTCGCGCGCCGACAGGTAACGGTCGAGAGTCCGTGACGGCGGACGGACAGTCGCTGACTGCGGACGGTGGACGGACCGATCGCTCGAGCGATTCCACTGTCGACTTCGATGCTGCCGACGGAGGACACGATGTATAA